From Desulfatiglans sp., the proteins below share one genomic window:
- a CDS encoding 4Fe-4S binding protein, producing MSDTGNTVFQKKIFTDTKARTKPLLWWRRLSQLIFFAIMGQWSFYGIFRCPFIVPYVSCQNCPVVTCHGRLLTMFWGFWLLLPVSVILFGRAFCGWACPGGFVNQIFGIISPIKLRIKNTLTKTAPWFKYVALLLALYGYYVMAQPRVNVPIRIGEFINSISLTFEHANTIWLVRTFIVIGFIVVGLVIGNLWCRFLCPTGGILDALKGISLFKVYKTSACNDCNKCLKICEMGTRPAETNCNNCCDCISVCPQDAIKTGRVIR from the coding sequence ATGTCTGATACAGGAAATACAGTATTTCAGAAAAAGATATTTACCGATACAAAGGCAAGGACAAAACCTTTACTCTGGTGGAGACGCCTCAGCCAGCTTATTTTTTTTGCAATAATGGGGCAATGGTCATTTTATGGCATATTCAGATGCCCATTTATTGTGCCCTATGTGAGCTGCCAGAACTGTCCGGTTGTAACCTGCCACGGAAGGCTCCTTACCATGTTCTGGGGCTTCTGGCTGCTTCTGCCTGTCTCTGTAATCCTTTTTGGCAGGGCATTTTGCGGATGGGCCTGCCCTGGCGGTTTTGTAAATCAGATCTTCGGAATCATATCTCCCATAAAACTGAGGATAAAGAATACCCTCACAAAGACGGCTCCATGGTTTAAATATGTTGCCCTTTTGTTAGCGCTGTATGGCTATTATGTAATGGCGCAACCAAGGGTAAATGTCCCAATACGCATCGGTGAGTTTATAAATTCCATATCCCTTACATTTGAGCATGCCAACACAATTTGGCTTGTGCGCACATTTATTGTAATCGGGTTTATTGTGGTTGGGCTTGTAATCGGTAACTTGTGGTGCAGATTTTTGTGCCCGACAGGCGGCATCCTTGATGCCTTAAAAGGGATATCGTTGTTTAAGGTCTATAAAACCAGCGCATGCAATGACTGCAACAAGTGTCTGAAGATATGTGAGATGGGAACGCGTCCGGCAGAGACCAACTGCAATAACTGCTGTGACTGCATCTCTGTCTGCCCGCAGGATGCAATAAAAACAGGAAGAGTGATAAGGTAA
- a CDS encoding ABC transporter substrate-binding protein, translating into MKENNQKESCISRRAFIAGSAVAAISTAIPVPLRAEKRFRSDTLQVWSCGGLAEAFIPANKRFREETGVEIAYTGAFAAALGKSLLGSATTEVFAGRVLDLSKKLRGSDKMLFFKPLCFTSYVLVTPKGNPANITDIHDMIKPGVRVILSPDASPPGGDAVNVLLKKAGILDAAMKNCIIKSSCVQRAMQELIEGKGDVSIVERRLTRMALFRDKAEIIPIPEEFFPPPPLTFTIGMMKDAKEPELAEYYIEFIRSEEGQGYFEAAGFIPAISEDGMRLIEKLGVKDV; encoded by the coding sequence ATGAAAGAGAATAATCAAAAAGAGAGTTGTATAAGCAGAAGGGCCTTTATTGCAGGTTCTGCCGTTGCCGCCATTTCAACAGCCATCCCTGTGCCATTGAGGGCAGAAAAAAGATTCCGCAGTGATACCCTTCAGGTCTGGTCATGCGGAGGGCTTGCCGAGGCATTCATACCTGCAAATAAGAGATTCAGGGAGGAAACAGGGGTGGAGATCGCCTATACGGGCGCCTTTGCCGCGGCCCTTGGTAAATCATTGCTAGGGAGCGCCACAACAGAGGTGTTTGCAGGAAGGGTTCTTGATTTATCAAAAAAATTAAGGGGCTCTGACAAGATGCTCTTTTTTAAACCACTTTGTTTTACAAGCTATGTGCTTGTCACTCCAAAGGGCAACCCTGCCAATATCACAGACATCCATGACATGATAAAACCAGGTGTAAGGGTGATACTTTCTCCTGATGCCTCTCCTCCAGGTGGGGATGCTGTTAATGTCCTTTTAAAAAAGGCAGGGATACTGGATGCAGCCATGAAAAACTGCATTATCAAAAGCAGTTGTGTGCAGCGGGCCATGCAGGAGCTTATTGAAGGCAAAGGTGATGTCTCTATAGTTGAAAGAAGGCTTACCAGGATGGCGCTTTTCAGAGACAAGGCAGAGATCATACCGATACCTGAAGAGTTTTTCCCGCCCCCGCCTCTCACATTTACCATAGGCATGATGAAGGATGCAAAAGAGCCGGAGCTTGCTGAATATTATATAGAGTTTATACGAAGCGAAGAGGGGCAGGGGTATTTTGAGGCAGCAGGATTCATACCTGCAATATCCGAAGATGGGATGAGACTCATTGAAAAGCTGGGGGTAAAAGATGTCTGA
- a CDS encoding acyl-CoA thioesterase, with product MEPKKARESFVTKTSLILPPDTNNHGTIFGGKTMSHIDEVAGLSAMRHARMTVVTASTDSVDFLNPIKSGEALCAEAFVTWTNNTSMEVFVKVLAENLFTGKQITCTTAFLTFVAIGPDGRPHPVSPVIPESDIEKRLYETAPERARHRKERREKSKRFAEEFGI from the coding sequence ATGGAACCGAAAAAGGCCAGGGAATCCTTTGTTACAAAGACATCATTGATACTGCCTCCTGATACGAACAATCATGGGACAATTTTCGGCGGGAAGACCATGTCGCATATAGACGAGGTGGCAGGTCTTTCAGCAATGAGACATGCGCGCATGACTGTTGTTACGGCATCAACAGACTCGGTGGATTTTTTAAATCCCATCAAAAGCGGGGAGGCACTATGTGCAGAGGCATTTGTAACATGGACAAATAACACCTCAATGGAGGTCTTTGTAAAGGTGCTGGCTGAGAACCTCTTTACAGGCAAACAGATAACCTGTACCACGGCATTTCTTACTTTTGTTGCAATAGGCCCGGATGGCAGGCCACACCCGGTGTCGCCGGTTATTCCTGAAAGTGACATAGAAAAGAGGCTTTATGAAACAGCCCCTGAAAGGGCAAGGCACAGGAAAGAGCGGAGAGAAAAATCAAAAAGGTTTGCTGAGGAATTCGGCATTTAA
- a CDS encoding acyltransferase translates to MLTCLYQNNPQFGETEKNLEQAIKVMEGIKADLVVLPELFATGYQFTSISELEGLAEEIPDGSTSDALIRYARNKNLYLVFGIAERDNGKYYNSAVLVGPDGLVGLYRKSHLFYEEKLFFTPGDTGFNVYDIGFARVGIMICYDWWFPEAARTIALKGADIICHPANLVLTGCHMAMRTRSLENGVYSVTANRIGSEARGGKPELKFTGKSQIVDPKGEVILSLEESKGGIAVIDIDVERARDKSITAMNDRFNDRRPELYKII, encoded by the coding sequence ATGCTGACATGCCTTTACCAGAATAATCCGCAATTTGGCGAAACGGAAAAAAACCTTGAACAGGCAATCAAGGTAATGGAGGGTATAAAGGCCGACCTGGTTGTACTTCCTGAGCTGTTTGCCACAGGCTACCAGTTCACCTCGATAAGTGAACTTGAAGGGCTTGCCGAGGAGATACCTGATGGGTCAACCAGTGATGCACTGATAAGGTATGCACGAAATAAGAACCTTTATTTAGTCTTTGGCATTGCGGAAAGAGATAATGGGAAATATTACAATTCTGCTGTGCTTGTTGGCCCTGATGGTCTTGTCGGGCTATACAGGAAGAGCCATCTATTTTATGAGGAAAAGTTATTTTTTACACCTGGTGACACAGGGTTCAATGTGTATGATATCGGTTTTGCAAGGGTGGGTATCATGATCTGCTATGACTGGTGGTTCCCGGAGGCAGCAAGGACCATTGCCTTAAAAGGTGCAGACATTATCTGCCACCCCGCAAACCTTGTCCTTACAGGGTGCCATATGGCCATGAGAACAAGGTCCCTTGAAAACGGGGTCTACTCTGTTACTGCAAACCGTATCGGCTCTGAGGCGCGGGGCGGAAAGCCTGAACTTAAGTTTACAGGCAAAAGCCAGATAGTAGACCCTAAGGGGGAGGTAATTCTTTCGCTTGAAGAGAGTAAAGGGGGTATAGCTGTTATTGATATTGATGTTGAAAGGGCAAGGGATAAATCTATAACCGCCATGAATGACAGGTTTAATGACAGGAGGCCTGAGCTATATAAAATTATCTGA
- a CDS encoding MFS transporter has product MIEKRLPSFVIHSYGISTMTFNMMMLVAIYYYSYFMTDVALINPAHLAIFMFITHIVDAVSVPVGGAVIQKTQFRWGQFRSWLLFLPISTFVFFTITFTNIPSVSYWIKISYLGAAYLIAHVSLNFAFNAQLGLISVMSGNTDDRAKLSARNVQYQYGSQIIFSIFIVDVLKNLRMDYGESTGFFLTVIALAALQVLGYWLLFKQTKEYDAYNPDKKLKTSNNMTAYEMLMQVIGNRPLIVIMIADTLKDVAIFGLTSVAVYYFKYVSGDESWMKYYPLCSAGAILLSSLIAPVLTKKFGKKEICVYTALIGVIGYIVLRFYGAVSPIAYIVIICATNLVVYLPMPVRQAMYMDAAEYGLYKTGKNASALIVSMYTMPVKIGIAIALTLIPAFLAFIGYEANMETTPEFVESLMNLIALLPAACYLVAGFVFFFYDLTDERVAFYMEENKKKRGQD; this is encoded by the coding sequence ATGATTGAAAAAAGGCTCCCCTCATTTGTTATCCACAGCTATGGCATCTCCACCATGACCTTCAACATGATGATGCTGGTGGCCATATATTATTACAGCTACTTTATGACCGATGTTGCGCTTATCAACCCTGCACATCTGGCCATATTCATGTTTATCACACATATAGTGGATGCCGTGTCTGTACCTGTGGGTGGGGCAGTGATCCAGAAAACACAGTTCAGGTGGGGCCAGTTCAGGTCATGGCTCCTGTTTCTTCCAATTTCCACTTTTGTGTTTTTTACCATTACCTTTACAAACATACCCTCTGTCAGTTACTGGATTAAAATATCATACCTTGGTGCCGCCTACCTGATTGCCCATGTGAGCCTAAACTTTGCCTTTAATGCACAGCTCGGCCTCATTTCTGTAATGTCAGGCAATACAGATGACAGGGCAAAACTCTCAGCAAGAAATGTGCAATATCAGTATGGCTCACAAATAATATTCAGCATTTTTATTGTTGATGTACTGAAAAACCTGAGAATGGATTATGGTGAGTCAACCGGATTTTTTTTAACAGTAATTGCACTGGCAGCATTACAGGTGCTTGGGTACTGGCTCCTTTTCAAGCAGACAAAGGAATATGACGCCTATAATCCTGATAAAAAGTTAAAGACATCCAATAATATGACCGCTTATGAAATGCTAATGCAGGTTATAGGCAACAGGCCCCTGATCGTTATAATGATTGCTGATACCTTAAAAGATGTAGCAATATTCGGTCTTACATCTGTAGCAGTATACTACTTCAAATATGTTTCAGGTGACGAATCATGGATGAAGTACTATCCGCTTTGTTCAGCCGGGGCAATCCTTTTAAGCTCATTAATAGCGCCAGTCTTAACCAAAAAATTTGGCAAAAAGGAGATATGCGTATATACCGCCTTAATAGGCGTCATTGGGTATATTGTTCTGCGCTTTTACGGCGCAGTGAGCCCGATTGCCTATATAGTAATCATCTGCGCCACAAATCTTGTAGTTTATCTGCCTATGCCGGTAAGGCAGGCCATGTATATGGATGCTGCAGAATATGGCCTCTATAAAACAGGGAAAAATGCAAGCGCCCTTATAGTATCAATGTATACCATGCCCGTAAAAATAGGTATTGCAATAGCCCTTACACTTATACCCGCATTTCTGGCATTTATAGGCTATGAGGCCAATATGGAGACAACCCCCGAATTTGTTGAGAGCCTTATGAACCTTATCGCATTATTACCGGCAGCATGCTACCTGGTCGCAGGTTTTGTATTTTTCTTTTATGACCTTACTGATGAAAGGGTGGCATTTTACATGGAGGAAAATAAGAAAAAAAGGGGGCAGGATTGA